The Couchioplanes caeruleus sequence GACCTCGACGTCTGAGCAATCTGCACGACAGTGGCGGGGAGGGCACCTGGCGCCCTCCCCGCCGCTGTCGTGTCCCGCGCGGGCCTAGCCGCCGCTGTTGTCCATCTCCGCGCCCTCGGGCACGGTGTCGTCGTCGCGGCTGTCGAGCCAGCCGTACGGCAGGGAGACCTTGCCCGGCGCGTTGACCCGGCCCCGGGGCTGGCCCAGCGACTCGCGCGGGAACGGCGCCGCCGCGTCGAGCTTGCCGAGCAGGTCGTCGAGCTGGGCCAGCGACGCCACCATCGAGAGGCTGCGACGCAGGTCGCCGCCGACCGGGAAGCCCTTGAGATACCAGGCGATGTGCTTGCGGAAATCGGCGCAGCCGTGCTTCTCGTCCTCGAGCGCCTCGACCAGCAGGTGGGCGTGCCGGGACATGACGGCGGCGACCTGCCCCAGGTTGGGCAGCTCCTGGGACTGCACGCCGTCGAACGCGGCGTGGAGGTCCTTGAAGAGCCAGGGCCGGCCGAGGCAGCCGCGGCCGACCACCACGCCGTCGACGCCGGTGTGCGCGACCATCCGCATCGCGTCGGCGGCCTCCCAGATGTCGCCGTTGCCGAGCACCGGCACGTCCAGGGCCTGCTTCAGCGTGGCGATGGCGTCCCAGTCGGCCGTACCCGAGTAGCGCTGTTCGGCGGTGCGGGCGTGCAGGGCGACCGCGGCGACGCCGGCCTCCTGGGCGATCAGCCCGGCCTCGACGTACGTCAGGTGGTCGTCGTCGATGCCCTTGCGCATCTTGACCGTGACCGGGATGCCGGCCGGCGCGGCCGCGCGGACCGCCTGGGTGACGATGCGGCCGAACAGTCTGCGCCGCCAGGGCAGGGCGCTGCCGCCGCCGCGGCGGGTGACCTTGGGCACCGGACAGCCGAAGTTGAGATCGATGTGGTCGGCGAGATTCTCCTCGGCGACCATGCGCGCGGCCGCCGCGGTCACGTCCGGGTCGACGCCGTAGAGCTGGAGGCTGCGGAAGCCCTCGTCGGAGGCGAACTGGATCATCTTGAGCGTCTTGGGGATCCGCTCGACCAGCGCCCGAGTGGTGATCATCTCGCAGACGTAGACGCCCCCGCCCTGCTCACGACAGAGCCGCCGAAACGCGACATTGGTGATGCCGGCCATCGGCGCCAGCACCACCGGCGGCCACACCTCATGCTCACCGAGCGTCAACGGCTTCAAGGAAACTGCGGAAGTCACGGCGTCGAGCATGGCACAGGGCTGTCCAGGGCACGAAAACGTGCGGACGCAACCGTAACCAGAGTCGCGCCGCGCCCGCCGATGACGAGGGTGCCGAAACGGACTAGGCGTTTGCCGTGGTCCGTTTCGGTGCCCTCGTCATCGGCTCCTAGGGCGCAGTGCCCGCCGAAGCGAGGCGAAGACCATTCAACAGCCGGGCAGGCGGTTGATCAGGTAGGTCTCGATCTGGTCGAGGGAGACGCGCTCCTGCTTCATGGTGTCGCGGTCGCGGACCGTCACCGCGTCGTCGGTGAGGGTGTCGAAGTCGACCGTGACGCAGAACGGGGTGCCGATCTCGTCCTGGCGGCGGTAGCGGCGGCCGATGGCCTGGGAGTCGTCGAACTCGACCATCCAGCGCTTGCGCAGGAGCTCGGCGAGGCCGCGGGCCTTGGGCGACAGCTCCGGGTTGCGCGACAGCGGCAGGACCGCCACCTTGATCGGGGCGAGCCGCGGGTCGAAGCGCATCACCGTGCGCTTGTCGACGCCACCCTTGGTGTTGGGCGCCTCGTCCTCGTCGTACGCCTCGAGCAGGAACGCCAGCACGGCGCGGGTGAGGCCGGCCGCCGGCTCGATGACGTACGGCACCCAGCGCTCCTGCTTCTCCTGGTCGAAGTACGACAGGTCGACGCCGGAGTGCTTCGAGTGGGTGGAGAGGTCGAAGTCGGTGCGGTTGGCGATGCCCTCCAGCTCGGCGAACTCAGTACCGCCGAACTTGAAGCGGTACTCGATGTCGACCGTGCGCTTGGAGTAGTGCGAGAGCTTCTCCTTGGGGTGCTCGAAGAAGCGCAGGTTGCTCTCGCTGAGGCCGAGGTCGCGGTACCAGTTCCAGCGCTGCTCGAGCCAGTACTCGTACCACTTCTCGTCCGTGCCGGGCTCGACGAAGAACTCCATCTCCATCTGCTCGAACTCGCGCGTACGGAAGATGAAGTTGCCCGGGGTGATCTCGTTGCGGAACGACTTGCCGACCTGCGCGATGCCGAACGGCGGCTTCTTGCGCGCGGCGGTCGCCACGTTGTTGTAGTTGACGAAGATGCCCTGGGCGGTCTCGGGACGCAGGTAGTGCAGCCCCTCCGCGCTCTCGGTCGGGCCGAGGTAGGTCTTCATCAGCCCGTTGAACATCTTCGGCTCGGTGAACGTGCCCTTGTTGCCGCAGTTGGGGCAGTTGAGCTCGCTCAGCGAGGCGGGGGCGGAGCCGTGCTTGGCCTCGTACGCCTCCTCGAGGTGGTCGGCGCGGAACCGCTTGTGGCACGACTGGCACTCGGTCAGCGGGTCGACGAACGCGTCGAGGTGGCCGGAGGCGGCCCAGACGTCGCGGGCGAGGATGACGGCGGAGTCGAGGCCGACGATGTCGTCGCGCTGCTGGACCATCGTGCGCCACCACTGCTGGCGGACGTTCTCCTTGAGCGCCACGCCGAGTGGACCGTAGTCCCATGCCGAGCGGGTGCCTCCGTAGATCTCGCTGGAGGGGAAGACGAAGCCGCGGCGCTTGGCCAGGCTGACGACGGCGTCGATACGGTCGACAGGCATGTTCCTCCTACGCCGGCTGGTTGTCGGCGGGGACGTGTGGCGGACAAAATGAGGAGATTACTCCTCGATACTGCACACCTCGAAACCGCCTGTCCGCGGGTTCTGCGCCAGGTAAGCCTCCAGCCGGTCGGTGGAGCCGTCGGCGTAGGTGACGTCGACGGGCGCGGACAGCTTCATGGGGTTGAGGTCGCCGACGTCGTAGGCGGTGATCGGCTCCCGGGCCGTGGCCTCGCTGGTGAACTCCGCCTCGGTGGTGGTGTCCTTCGTGTCCTGGCACAGCATGTCGTAGGCGCTGCTCCAGCGCCGGTCGCGCAGCGCGTCGAGGTAGTCGCTGACCACGACGTCGGCCTGCTCGTTGAGCGCGCGGGTGGCGACGGTGGTGAGCCCGACCGTGGCGGCGACGCCGCCGCCGAGGACCAGCACCAGCGCCCCGACGCCGAGGCCCACCCCGAGGCCCACCCGCCGCCCGCGTCCCTCGATCGGCGGCGCCGGGAAGGGCGGGACGACCCCCGGCCCGGGCGGCGGCGCCGGCGCCTCGACCCGAGCCGGCTCGGGGAGAACGGGCGCGGGCCCGGGGAAGGCCGGCCCCGCGGGCGGACCGGCCTGAGCCGGCCCGGAGAAGGCGGGCGCGGAGTCACCGAGGGCGGTCATGCGATCAAGCCTACGGCTCAGCGCCAGGGTTCCGCGGCGCGGTCGCTGGCGCTGGCCACGACGCCGGAGCCGGGCTCGGCCGCCGCGAGCGTCTCGAAGGCGGACGGCTCGTCGAGCGACTCGGACAGCAGGGGCGTGGCGTGCACCTTGACGTCGAATCCGCCCAGCGCCCGGCGGTACGCTCCGACGGACTCCCATTCGGTGACCAGGGTCCAGTAGGCGGGGTCGTCCAGCGCGCGGGTGAGCCGCCCGGAGGTGTATCCGGTGCTCGCCGCGAGGGCGGCGAGGGCGGCGTGCGCCCGTTCGACGAACGAGTCCTGCGTGTCGGCGGGGACGACGAAGCGGTTCAGCACCAGCATGACGTGAGCGTACGCAACAGGAGAGGAACCCGACGTGACGGTGTTGCGCAGGCTGGCCGCGGTGAATCCGACGACCGCGTTCATCGCCGCGCTGGCGGTGCTGCTCGCGGGCCTGTTCCTGCCGGGCATCGTGGGTGCCGCGGTGCTGTTCCTGCTGGGGTCGGCGCTGGCCGCGCTGACCTTCACGACGTGGCCGGTGCAGCCGCCCGCGCTGCGCACCGTACGGGTGATTCTGCTGGCCCTGCTCTTCGTGGCGGCGGTCTCCAAGGCGCTCTGACCCATGCGCTTTTGACAATCATTACCATTATCGCGCATGGTTGATGCTATGCCACTCCGTCGACTCCTCGCCGTGTCCGCCACCGTGCTGCTGCTTGGCGCGACCAGCGCCTGCGGGCAGGAGGCGAAAGGATCCGGCGGCGACCGGCTCGACGTGGTGGCGGCGTTCTATCCGCTGAAGTTCCTCGCCGAGCGCGTCGGCGGTGACGACGTGCGGGTCAGCCAGCTCACCAAGCCGGGCGTCGAGCCCCACGACGTGGAGCTCACCGTCCGGCAGGTCGCCGAGATCGGCGACGCCGCGCTGGTCGTGCACCTCAAGGGCTTCCAGCCGGCCGTGGACCAGGCCGTCGCACAGCAATCGAAGCGGGGCTTCGACGCGGGCGGCGAGGTCGAGCTGCTCGCGGCCGGCGAGCACGGGGCCGGCGAGGAGCACGGGGGCAGCGAGGAGGAGCACGCCGAGGGCGGCATCGATCCGCACGTCTGGCTCGACCCCGCGCGCTACGCGACCATCGCCGACGCGCTCGCCGTGCGGCTCGGCACGATCGATCCGGAGCACGCCGCGGCGTACACCGAGCGCGCCCGCACCCTGCACGCCGAGCTGGACGCGCTGCACGCCGAGTACGCCGCCAAGCTGAAGACGTGCGCGCGCCGCGAGTTCGTGACCAGCCACACCGCGTTCCACTACCTCGCCGACCGCTACTCCCTGAAGGAGATCGGCATCACCGGCATCTCCCCCGAGGCGGAACCCTCCCCGCAACGCCTGGCGGAGGTCACCGCGCAGGCGAAGGCCACGGGCGCCACCACGATCTTCTTCGAGACGCTGGTCAGCCCGAAGGTGGCCGAGACCGTGGCGCGCGAGGTCGGCGTGGGCACCGCCGTACTCGACCCGATCGAGGGTGTCGACCAGCCCGGCGCGGACTACTTTTCCGTCATGCGCGCCAACCTGACCGCCCTCGCCACGGCCCTGGGGTGCTCGTCGTGAGCGTCGTCGCCGTCCGTCACGCCGCGGTCGCGTACGCCGGCCGCCCGGTGCTGCGCGACGTCTCCCTCGACGTCGCCGACGGCCAGGTCGTCGCGATCCTGGGGGCCAACGGCTCCGGCAAGTCGACGCTCGTCCGCACGATCCTCGGCCTGGTGCCGCTGGTCGGAGGCGAGATCGAGCTCTTCGGCACCCCGCAGCGCCGCTTCCGGGCCTGGACGCGGATCGGCTACGTGCCGCAGCGGATGGGCGCCGGCAGCGGCGTGCCCGCCACGGTCGGCGAGGTCGTGGCCTCCGGGCGGCTGGCCCGGCGCGGCATCTTCCGGCCCGCGGGCGGCGCCGACCGGGCGGCGGTCCGCGCGGCGCTGGAGGACGTCGGCCTCCTGGACCGGATCGGCGACCCGGTCGCCACCCTCTCCGGCGGACAGCAGCAGCGCACGCTCATCGCCCGGGCCCTGGCCGGGCGACCCGATCTGCTCATCCTCGACGAGCCGACCGCCGGGGTCGACGCGGCGAGCCAGGAGGCGTTCGCGGACGCGCTGCGCCGCTTCGGCGAGCGGGGCGGCACGGTGCTGCTCGTCGCCCACGAGCTCGGCCCGCTGGAGCCGCTGATCGACAAGGCCGTCGTCGTGCACGACGGGCGGATCGCGTACGAGGGACAGGTCCCGGAACCCGCCG is a genomic window containing:
- a CDS encoding antibiotic biosynthesis monooxygenase family protein, with protein sequence MLVLNRFVVPADTQDSFVERAHAALAALAASTGYTSGRLTRALDDPAYWTLVTEWESVGAYRRALGGFDVKVHATPLLSESLDEPSAFETLAAAEPGSGVVASASDRAAEPWR
- the dusB gene encoding tRNA dihydrouridine synthase DusB — translated: MTSAVSLKPLTLGEHEVWPPVVLAPMAGITNVAFRRLCREQGGGVYVCEMITTRALVERIPKTLKMIQFASDEGFRSLQLYGVDPDVTAAAARMVAEENLADHIDLNFGCPVPKVTRRGGGSALPWRRRLFGRIVTQAVRAAAPAGIPVTVKMRKGIDDDHLTYVEAGLIAQEAGVAAVALHARTAEQRYSGTADWDAIATLKQALDVPVLGNGDIWEAADAMRMVAHTGVDGVVVGRGCLGRPWLFKDLHAAFDGVQSQELPNLGQVAAVMSRHAHLLVEALEDEKHGCADFRKHIAWYLKGFPVGGDLRRSLSMVASLAQLDDLLGKLDAAAPFPRESLGQPRGRVNAPGKVSLPYGWLDSRDDDTVPEGAEMDNSGG
- a CDS encoding glycine--tRNA ligase codes for the protein MPVDRIDAVVSLAKRRGFVFPSSEIYGGTRSAWDYGPLGVALKENVRQQWWRTMVQQRDDIVGLDSAVILARDVWAASGHLDAFVDPLTECQSCHKRFRADHLEEAYEAKHGSAPASLSELNCPNCGNKGTFTEPKMFNGLMKTYLGPTESAEGLHYLRPETAQGIFVNYNNVATAARKKPPFGIAQVGKSFRNEITPGNFIFRTREFEQMEMEFFVEPGTDEKWYEYWLEQRWNWYRDLGLSESNLRFFEHPKEKLSHYSKRTVDIEYRFKFGGTEFAELEGIANRTDFDLSTHSKHSGVDLSYFDQEKQERWVPYVIEPAAGLTRAVLAFLLEAYDEDEAPNTKGGVDKRTVMRFDPRLAPIKVAVLPLSRNPELSPKARGLAELLRKRWMVEFDDSQAIGRRYRRQDEIGTPFCVTVDFDTLTDDAVTVRDRDTMKQERVSLDQIETYLINRLPGC
- a CDS encoding metal ABC transporter ATP-binding protein, with product MSVVAVRHAAVAYAGRPVLRDVSLDVADGQVVAILGANGSGKSTLVRTILGLVPLVGGEIELFGTPQRRFRAWTRIGYVPQRMGAGSGVPATVGEVVASGRLARRGIFRPAGGADRAAVRAALEDVGLLDRIGDPVATLSGGQQQRTLIARALAGRPDLLILDEPTAGVDAASQEAFADALRRFGERGGTVLLVAHELGPLEPLIDKAVVVHDGRIAYEGQVPEPAGHHARPGHDHVHPHADPERDGICVAPTDRMPAN
- a CDS encoding DUF6703 family protein, translated to MTVLRRLAAVNPTTAFIAALAVLLAGLFLPGIVGAAVLFLLGSALAALTFTTWPVQPPALRTVRVILLALLFVAAVSKAL
- a CDS encoding metal ABC transporter substrate-binding protein encodes the protein MPLRRLLAVSATVLLLGATSACGQEAKGSGGDRLDVVAAFYPLKFLAERVGGDDVRVSQLTKPGVEPHDVELTVRQVAEIGDAALVVHLKGFQPAVDQAVAQQSKRGFDAGGEVELLAAGEHGAGEEHGGSEEEHAEGGIDPHVWLDPARYATIADALAVRLGTIDPEHAAAYTERARTLHAELDALHAEYAAKLKTCARREFVTSHTAFHYLADRYSLKEIGITGISPEAEPSPQRLAEVTAQAKATGATTIFFETLVSPKVAETVAREVGVGTAVLDPIEGVDQPGADYFSVMRANLTALATALGCSS